Below is a genomic region from Caulobacter rhizosphaerae.
AGGCGGTCAAGCGCGAGGTGACCGCCGCCGGCTTCATCTTCGAGGGTGAAAGCCGGGTGCTGCGCGACCGGTCCGACACTCGCAAGGTCAGCGTCTTCGATCCGTCCATCCGCGGCAAGACCGACCAGTTCATCTACAAGTTCCGCAAGCCGGCCGGAGCGCGGTAGGGCGCGACCTAGCCCGGCGTCGTCTAGGAGGCGCATGCGCTTTTCGGGACGACGCCGGGCGGCGACATCGCCGATCGGGCCTGAACCGTTTGGCGGATTCTTCGCGAGGGTGTTCACTCAAGGTGTTCACTGGCGCGATCGGTGCGTCCAATCGCGTAATTCAACACGATAGGTAAACGCACCTATGTGGACAGCGTGCGTCGCCGGTGCGAAAAGCCGAGCCTTGAGAAGGGACCGGTCGGACTCGTCGAAGTCCGTCGGATGAAGTGACCATGGACTACAAAGCCGCGTTCCGCAGCGTCGTCGACCAGATCCGCGACGAAGGCCGCTACCGGGTGTTCGCCGACGTGAAGCGCCATCGCGGCGCCTTCCCGCGCGCCACCTGGACGCGTCCGGACGGCGGCGAGAGCGAGATCGTGGTCTGGTGCTCGAACGACTATCTGGGCCAGGGCCAGAATCCCGTGGTGCTGGACGCCATGCACGCGGCGATCGACCAGCACGGCTCCGGCTCGGGCGGCACGCGCAACATCTCGGGCACCAACCACCACCATGTCGAGCTGGAGGCCGAACTGGCCGACCTGCACGGCAAGGAGGCGGCCCTGTTGTTCACCTCGGGCTACGTCTCCAACGAGGCCAGCCTGTCGGCGCTGCAGAAGATCCTGCCGGGCCTGATCATCTTCTCCGACGCCCAGAACCACGCCTCGATGATCGCCGGCATCCGCAACGGCGGCTGCGAGCGTCACATCTTCCGCCACAACGACCTGGCGCATCTGGAGCAGCTGCTGGCCGCCGCGCCGGCCGACGCGCCCAAGCTGGTGGCGTTCGAGAGCGTCTATTCGATGGACGGCGACATCGCCGACATGGCCGGCACGGTGGCCTTGGCCAAGCGCTACGGCGCCATGACCTATCTCGACGAGGTCCATGCCGTGGGCATGTACGGCTCGCGCGGGGGCGGCGTCGCCGAGCGCGACGGCCTGATGGACCAGATCGACATCATCGAGGGCACTCTGGGCAAGGCGTTCGGCGTGATGGGCGGCTACATCACCGGTGATGCGGTGGTGGTCGACGCCATCCGCCTGGTCGCCTCGGGCTTCATCTTCACCACCTCGCTGCCGCCG
It encodes:
- the hemA gene encoding 5-aminolevulinate synthase, with protein sequence MDYKAAFRSVVDQIRDEGRYRVFADVKRHRGAFPRATWTRPDGGESEIVVWCSNDYLGQGQNPVVLDAMHAAIDQHGSGSGGTRNISGTNHHHVELEAELADLHGKEAALLFTSGYVSNEASLSALQKILPGLIIFSDAQNHASMIAGIRNGGCERHIFRHNDLAHLEQLLAAAPADAPKLVAFESVYSMDGDIADMAGTVALAKRYGAMTYLDEVHAVGMYGSRGGGVAERDGLMDQIDIIEGTLGKAFGVMGGYITGDAVVVDAIRLVASGFIFTTSLPPALTAGALASVKYLKQHPEVREAHQERARTLKAMFKAAGLPVMDNDSHIVPVLVGDPVHCKMISDMLLADHGVYVQPINYPTVPRGTERLRFTPTPFHTDEMMRKLVGAMEKLWAHCNVARMGGHAA